In bacterium, the following proteins share a genomic window:
- the meaB gene encoding methylmalonyl Co-A mutase-associated GTPase MeaB, with translation MRPALVELLVACAAGDRRALARLISLVEDESEAAPAIEDWALARSGGAFRIGVTGPPGAGKSSLLDGLLRAYRARGLRLAALAVDPSSAFTGGALLGDRIRMHEAARDPEIFIRSLGSRGSLGGLARQTEAVADLLDAAGAERILIETLGVGQSELDIALNCFTTVVLLTPESGDGIQTMKAGLMEIGDLFVINKADREGAAALAMELEASLMRRGALDGWRPPVLQCVATADRGVAELVDAIEAHRDFLAREGRLELRRREQLGRRLRAAVEARMSAALWTAERERELEMGVALVMEGRI, from the coding sequence ATGAGGCCCGCGCTCGTCGAGCTGCTCGTCGCCTGCGCAGCGGGCGACCGCCGGGCCCTGGCGCGGCTGATCTCCCTCGTCGAGGACGAGAGCGAGGCCGCGCCGGCCATCGAGGACTGGGCGCTCGCGCGAAGCGGCGGCGCCTTCCGCATCGGGGTGACGGGACCCCCGGGGGCAGGAAAAAGCAGCCTGCTCGACGGCCTCCTGCGCGCCTACCGCGCGCGCGGCCTGCGATTGGCGGCCCTCGCCGTGGACCCGAGCAGCGCCTTCACGGGCGGCGCCCTGCTCGGCGACCGCATCCGCATGCACGAGGCGGCGCGGGACCCGGAGATCTTCATCCGCAGCCTGGGCAGCCGGGGCTCCCTCGGCGGGCTCGCGCGGCAGACCGAGGCCGTGGCCGACCTGCTCGACGCGGCGGGCGCGGAGCGCATCCTCATCGAGACGCTGGGTGTGGGCCAGAGCGAGCTGGACATCGCCCTGAACTGCTTCACTACGGTGGTGCTGCTCACCCCCGAGAGCGGCGACGGCATCCAGACGATGAAGGCGGGCCTGATGGAGATCGGCGATCTCTTCGTGATCAACAAGGCCGACCGCGAGGGCGCGGCCGCGCTCGCCATGGAGCTGGAGGCCAGCCTGATGCGGCGGGGTGCGCTGGACGGCTGGCGCCCGCCGGTGCTCCAGTGCGTGGCGACGGCGGATCGCGGCGTCGCGGAGTTGGTGGACGCGATCGAAGCGCACCGCGACTTCCTCGCGCGCGAGGGCCGGCTCGAGCTGCGCCGCCGCGAGCAGCTCGGCCGCCGCCTGCGCGCGGCGGTGGAGGCGCGCATGAGCGCGGCGCTGTGGACCGCCGAGCGCGAGCGCGAGCTGGAGATGGGGGTTGCGCTCGTCATGGAGGGCCGGATTTT
- a CDS encoding GHKL domain-containing protein, translating into MTSRQVCWELFRCRDRSCPVFGDHIVGSPALMRVDAAEVVQWRSGQLGPVEALSCQYFRRLRERGRGRRAVDRNLDLFLERALRRAASFQRRLAIYESGAEGPHLDELSLLGQFSQLIPNLGSIREVCFALLTVVTAGQGLGFNRAMLFWRDLEEARVDGHCAIGPGDDREADRIWRELAEQEPWLDLRELVRRGLAGTPEDAPLARRLRSLSLPAQEPASRFSRALWELQELHGERLEHAADRALVAALDLQHFVTLPLVRAERSLGFLLVDNRYSGVSLAPERIDVLQVLVRFATGILENLILRESLERSLARSQASAEVLAEIRRRISRAEKLAASGELSAAVAHEIRNPLTAIGGFSRRLLRSSSLGEEDRRTVQVIAEEALRLEETLGRLLHSAQREELQVHPVDLNALVRDIESLLRDRVAEAGIRLTSELEPDLPRLTLDERRLKQVLLNLVQNAIEAIEGKGEIHIETEREEGWLLLHVADNGCGMSPELQRRIFRAFYTTKDEGTGLGLALSQRYVRQHGGELSVESTPGVGTRFSIRLPLRAALPVGAARALDLDHEEPRA; encoded by the coding sequence GTGACGAGTCGCCAGGTCTGCTGGGAGCTCTTCCGCTGTCGGGACCGCAGCTGTCCCGTCTTTGGCGACCACATCGTCGGCAGCCCGGCGCTGATGCGCGTGGATGCCGCCGAGGTGGTCCAGTGGCGCAGCGGGCAGCTCGGTCCCGTCGAGGCCCTGAGCTGCCAGTACTTCCGGCGCCTGCGCGAGCGGGGGCGGGGGCGGCGGGCCGTCGACCGCAACCTGGATCTCTTCCTGGAGCGCGCCCTGCGCCGCGCGGCCAGCTTCCAGCGGCGGCTCGCCATCTACGAGAGCGGCGCCGAGGGCCCGCACCTGGACGAGCTCAGCCTGCTCGGCCAGTTCAGCCAGCTCATCCCGAACCTGGGCTCGATCCGGGAAGTCTGTTTCGCGCTGCTCACGGTGGTGACGGCCGGCCAGGGCCTGGGCTTCAACCGGGCGATGCTCTTCTGGCGCGACCTCGAGGAGGCGCGCGTGGACGGCCACTGCGCGATCGGCCCCGGCGACGATCGGGAGGCCGACCGCATCTGGCGCGAGCTGGCCGAGCAGGAGCCCTGGCTGGACCTGCGCGAACTGGTGCGCCGCGGCCTGGCGGGCACGCCCGAGGACGCGCCCCTGGCCCGGCGCCTGCGCAGCCTCAGCCTGCCGGCCCAGGAGCCGGCCAGCCGCTTCTCCCGCGCCCTCTGGGAGCTGCAGGAGCTGCACGGCGAGCGGCTGGAGCACGCGGCCGACCGCGCGCTCGTCGCGGCGCTGGACCTGCAGCACTTCGTCACCCTGCCCCTCGTGCGCGCCGAGCGCAGCCTCGGCTTCCTGCTCGTCGACAACCGCTACTCGGGTGTCAGCCTGGCGCCCGAGCGGATCGACGTGCTACAGGTGCTGGTGCGCTTCGCCACGGGCATTCTCGAGAACCTCATCCTGCGTGAGTCGCTCGAGCGCAGCCTCGCCCGCAGCCAGGCCAGCGCCGAAGTACTGGCGGAGATCCGCCGCCGCATCAGCCGCGCCGAGAAGCTGGCGGCCAGCGGCGAGCTGTCGGCGGCCGTCGCCCACGAGATCCGCAACCCGCTCACGGCGATCGGTGGCTTCAGCCGGCGCCTGCTCAGGAGTTCCAGCCTCGGTGAGGAGGACCGGCGCACCGTGCAGGTGATCGCCGAGGAGGCCCTGCGCCTGGAGGAGACCCTCGGCCGCCTGCTGCACAGCGCGCAGCGCGAGGAGCTCCAGGTGCACCCGGTGGATCTCAACGCCCTCGTGCGCGACATCGAGAGCCTGCTGCGCGACCGCGTCGCCGAGGCCGGCATTCGCCTGACCAGCGAGCTCGAGCCCGACCTGCCCCGCCTGACCCTCGACGAGCGGCGCCTCAAGCAGGTGCTGCTCAACCTCGTCCAGAACGCGATCGAGGCGATCGAGGGCAAGGGCGAGATCCATATCGAGACGGAGCGCGAGGAGGGCTGGCTGCTCCTGCACGTGGCCGACAACGGCTGCGGCATGAGCCCCGAGCTGCAGAGGCGCATCTTCCGCGCCTTCTACACGACGAAGGACGAGGGCACGGGCCTGGGCCTCGCGCTCTCGCAGCGCTACGTGCGCCAGCACGGCGGCGAGCTCAGCGTGGAGAGCACGCCCGGCGTCGGCACGCGCTTCTCCATTCGCTTGCCCCTGCGCGCGGCCTTGCCCGTGGGTGCCGCGCGGGCCCTGGACCTCGATCACGAGGAGCCGCGCGCATGA
- a CDS encoding lamin tail domain-containing protein, translating to MHDSRKPARLATLLAPLLLILSLPTGSFAQVLLNEVLADPVSDWSGDGLIDFKNDEWIEIANGGTTAVDLGAYWLSDSGTDPAVRYRCSGSLAPGAALAVTGAMAVAWQAETGNGSAGLSLSNSGGEVALFRDEGGTAVQVDIIAYTSYQMDDDRSLGRLPSGTGEWILYDGMNIYHGSQLPGSTGCLPSFGQPNVCNGVPVKEANWGQVKQRYGND from the coding sequence GTGCACGATTCCCGCAAGCCGGCGCGGCTGGCCACCCTGCTGGCCCCGCTGCTGCTCATTCTGTCCCTGCCCACGGGCAGTTTCGCCCAGGTCCTGCTCAACGAGGTGCTCGCCGATCCGGTCAGCGACTGGTCCGGCGACGGCCTCATCGACTTCAAGAACGACGAGTGGATCGAGATCGCCAACGGCGGCACGACGGCCGTGGATCTCGGCGCCTACTGGCTCTCCGACTCGGGGACGGACCCGGCCGTTCGCTACCGCTGCAGCGGCAGCCTCGCGCCCGGCGCCGCTCTCGCGGTCACGGGCGCGATGGCCGTCGCCTGGCAGGCCGAGACCGGCAACGGAAGCGCCGGCCTCAGCCTCAGCAACTCGGGCGGCGAGGTCGCGCTCTTTCGCGACGAGGGTGGCACCGCCGTCCAGGTGGATATCATCGCCTACACCAGCTACCAGATGGACGACGACCGCAGCCTCGGCCGCCTGCCCAGCGGCACCGGCGAGTGGATCCTCTACGACGGGATGAACATCTACCACGGCAGTCAGCTGCCTGGCTCCACGGGCTGCCTGCCCTCTTTCGGCCAGCCGAACGTCTGCAACGGCGTGCCGGTGAAGGAGGCCAACTGGGGACAGGTCAAACAGCGCTACGGCAACGATTAG